From the Streptomyces nigrescens genome, one window contains:
- a CDS encoding nitrite/sulfite reductase — translation MAASSEVPAAATTRRKAGRHRGEGQWAVGHFTPLNGNEQFKKDDDGLNVRTRIETIYSKAGFDSIDPNDLRGRMRWWGLYTQRKPGIDGGKTAILEPEELDDKHFMLRVRVDGGRLSVAQLRAIGEVSEEYARGTADITDRQNIQLHWIRIEDVPAIWEKLEAVGLSTTEACGDCPRVIIGSPVAGIAADEIIDGTPAVDEIHDRYIGSKEFSNLPRKFKTAVSGSPVQDVVHEINDVAFVGVVHPEHGPGFDLWVGGGLSTNPKLAQRLGTWVPLDEVADVWAGVVGIFRDYGYRRLRTRARLKFLMADWGPEKFRQVLEDEYLQRKLIDGPAPEQPRSKWRDHIGVHQQQDGRFYVGFAPRVGRVDGTTLTKIAELAAAHGSDRLRTTVEQKMIILDVTQDQVDSLVAGLEALDFQVTPSPFRRGTMACTGIEFCKLAIVETKGRGASLIDELERRMPDFQEPVTINLNGCPNACARIQVADIGLKGQLVLDNDGNQVEGYQVHLGGALGLEPGFGRKVRGLKVTADELPDYVERVLRNFEAEREEGERFATWAARAEEGALK, via the coding sequence ATGGCCGCCTCCTCCGAAGTCCCCGCAGCTGCCACGACCCGCCGTAAGGCCGGACGCCACCGCGGTGAGGGCCAGTGGGCCGTTGGCCACTTCACGCCGCTCAACGGCAATGAGCAGTTCAAGAAGGACGACGACGGTCTCAATGTGCGGACACGCATTGAGACGATCTACTCCAAGGCCGGTTTCGACTCGATCGACCCCAACGACCTGCGTGGCCGGATGCGTTGGTGGGGTCTGTACACCCAGCGCAAGCCCGGGATCGACGGCGGCAAGACCGCGATCCTGGAGCCGGAGGAGCTGGACGACAAGCACTTCATGCTGCGGGTCCGGGTCGACGGCGGACGGCTGTCCGTGGCCCAGCTGCGCGCCATCGGCGAGGTCTCCGAGGAGTACGCCCGCGGCACCGCGGACATCACCGACCGGCAGAACATCCAGCTGCACTGGATCCGTATCGAGGACGTCCCCGCCATCTGGGAGAAGCTGGAGGCCGTCGGGCTCTCCACGACCGAGGCATGCGGCGACTGCCCGCGCGTGATCATCGGTTCCCCGGTGGCCGGTATCGCGGCGGACGAGATCATCGACGGCACGCCCGCCGTCGACGAGATCCACGACCGCTACATCGGCAGCAAGGAATTCTCCAACCTGCCGCGCAAGTTCAAGACCGCGGTCTCCGGCTCCCCCGTCCAGGACGTGGTCCACGAGATCAACGACGTGGCCTTCGTCGGCGTCGTCCACCCCGAGCACGGCCCCGGCTTCGACCTCTGGGTCGGCGGCGGTCTGTCCACCAACCCCAAGCTCGCCCAGCGCCTGGGCACCTGGGTGCCGCTGGACGAGGTCGCGGACGTCTGGGCCGGTGTCGTCGGGATCTTCCGCGACTACGGCTACCGCCGGCTCCGCACCCGCGCCCGGCTGAAGTTCCTGATGGCCGACTGGGGCCCGGAGAAGTTCCGCCAGGTACTGGAGGACGAGTACCTCCAGCGCAAGCTGATCGACGGCCCCGCGCCCGAGCAGCCGCGCTCCAAGTGGCGCGACCACATCGGGGTGCACCAGCAGCAGGACGGCCGCTTCTACGTGGGCTTCGCCCCGCGCGTCGGCCGGGTCGACGGCACCACCCTCACCAAGATCGCCGAACTGGCCGCCGCCCATGGGTCCGACCGGCTGCGCACCACCGTCGAGCAGAAGATGATCATCCTCGATGTGACGCAGGACCAGGTCGACTCGCTCGTCGCCGGGCTGGAGGCGCTGGACTTCCAGGTCACCCCCTCGCCGTTCCGGCGCGGCACGATGGCCTGCACCGGTATCGAGTTCTGCAAGCTGGCCATCGTCGAGACCAAGGGCCGCGGCGCGTCCCTCATCGACGAGCTGGAGCGCCGGATGCCGGACTTCCAGGAGCCCGTCACCATCAACCTCAACGGCTGCCCCAACGCCTGCGCCCGTATCCAGGTCGCCGACATCGGCCTCAAGGGCCAGCTGGTCCTGGACAACGACGGCAACCAGGTCGAGGGCTACCAGGTGCACCTGGGCGGCGCGCTGGGCCTGGAGCCCGGCTTCGGCCGCAAGGTCCGCGGTCTGAAGGTCACCGCCGATGAACTCCCCGACTACGTCGAGCGGGTGCTGCGCAACTTCGAGGCGGAGCGCGAGGAGGGCGAGCGGTTCGCCACCTGGGCGGCCCGTGCGGAAGAGGGTGCCCTCAAATGA
- a CDS encoding putative leader peptide, which produces MSRAGIALVSRRHVDLGRMSSAICRAG; this is translated from the coding sequence ATGTCTCGAGCTGGAATTGCCTTGGTGAGTCGGCGGCACGTCGACCTCGGCCGCATGTCCAGCGCCATTTGTCGGGCGGGCTGA
- a CDS encoding GNAT family N-acetyltransferase: protein MSISVTTWHLEQTSPADLSPAQAPPAEQDVRIVRSEVPSPEFSRFLYTAVGGDIAWTDRLTWPYAQWAEFLGRPGVETWVAYERGTPAGFIELAGEADGSVEITYFGLVPAFRGRRIGGHLLAYGIERAWDLAERWPGRAPTKRVWLHTCSKDGPHAMANYQRRGFRLYDTKVAEEDGIPAPGPWPGAGPITGPTTTGTPAGE from the coding sequence ATGAGCATCTCGGTCACCACCTGGCACCTCGAACAGACCTCGCCCGCCGACCTGTCCCCCGCCCAGGCGCCGCCGGCCGAGCAGGACGTCCGTATCGTCCGCTCCGAGGTACCGTCGCCCGAATTCAGCCGCTTCCTCTATACGGCGGTCGGCGGGGACATCGCCTGGACCGACCGGCTGACCTGGCCGTACGCACAGTGGGCGGAGTTCCTCGGGCGGCCGGGGGTGGAGACCTGGGTGGCGTACGAGCGCGGTACGCCGGCGGGGTTCATCGAGCTGGCGGGGGAGGCGGACGGCTCCGTGGAGATCACCTACTTCGGGCTCGTCCCGGCGTTCCGGGGGCGCCGGATCGGCGGGCATCTGCTCGCGTACGGGATCGAGCGGGCCTGGGACCTGGCGGAACGGTGGCCGGGGCGGGCGCCGACCAAGCGGGTGTGGCTGCACACCTGCAGCAAGGACGGCCCGCACGCGATGGCCAACTACCAGCGGCGCGGCTTCCGGCTGTACGACACCAAGGTCGCCGAGGAGGACGGGATACCCGCCCCCGGACCCTGGCCCGGCGCGGGTCCGATCACGGGTCCGACCACGACCGGCACCCCCGCCGGAGAGTGA
- the cysC gene encoding adenylyl-sulfate kinase, translating into MTGATIWLTGLPSAGKTTLAHELAGRLRGEGHRVEVLDGDEIREFLSAGLGFTRADRHTNVQRIGFVAELLASNGVKALVPVIAPYADSREAVRKRHQTEGTAYLEVHVATPVEVCSERDVKGLYAKQAAGEISGLTGVDDPYEAPESPDLRLESHTQTVQESAAALHTLLTERGLA; encoded by the coding sequence ATGACGGGCGCCACGATCTGGCTGACCGGTCTGCCGAGCGCGGGCAAGACGACCCTCGCGCACGAGCTCGCCGGACGGCTGCGCGGCGAGGGCCACCGGGTCGAGGTGCTCGACGGCGATGAGATCCGCGAATTCCTGTCCGCGGGCCTGGGGTTCACCCGCGCGGACCGGCACACCAACGTCCAGCGCATCGGCTTCGTGGCCGAACTGCTGGCGAGCAACGGCGTCAAGGCGCTGGTGCCGGTGATCGCGCCGTACGCCGACAGCCGCGAGGCGGTGCGCAAGCGCCACCAGACCGAGGGCACCGCCTACCTGGAGGTGCATGTGGCCACGCCCGTCGAGGTGTGCTCCGAGCGGGATGTGAAGGGCCTGTACGCCAAGCAGGCGGCGGGCGAGATCTCCGGGCTCACCGGCGTCGACGACCCGTACGAGGCGCCCGAGTCGCCCGATCTGCGCCTCGAATCGCACACCCAGACCGTGCAGGAGTCCGCGGCGGCGCTGCACACGCTGCTCACCGAAAGGGGACTGGCATGA
- a CDS encoding class F sortase, producing MSSTGPPEAAPGKPAAPRRPRWGVLLLAGLIGLGMVRQGLTGEADGPPQPGAGSALFPGDLPPDGPAPPPLPRSAPSRVAIPSIEVSAPLMPLGLDADGGIAAPPAEDPGLAGWYANAPTPGENGTAVIVGHVDSRSGPAVFYGLGALEKGRTVRVTREDGRTAVFEVYGVQVFDKRKFPSRKVYGTTGRPELRVLTCGGAYAAGSGYAGNVVVFARMTGSGQGEPPGR from the coding sequence ATGAGCTCGACAGGCCCGCCGGAAGCGGCGCCCGGGAAGCCGGCGGCCCCGCGTCGGCCCAGGTGGGGCGTGCTGCTCCTGGCCGGTCTCATCGGCCTCGGCATGGTGCGCCAGGGCCTGACCGGTGAGGCGGACGGGCCTCCGCAGCCCGGAGCCGGTTCGGCGCTCTTCCCCGGCGACCTGCCGCCCGACGGCCCCGCACCGCCGCCGCTGCCCCGTTCCGCCCCCTCCCGGGTGGCGATTCCGTCGATCGAGGTGTCGGCTCCGCTGATGCCGCTGGGCCTGGACGCGGACGGCGGGATCGCGGCCCCGCCGGCCGAGGACCCCGGGCTGGCGGGCTGGTACGCGAACGCGCCGACCCCGGGGGAGAACGGCACCGCCGTCATCGTCGGGCATGTCGACAGCCGCAGCGGGCCCGCGGTCTTCTACGGGCTGGGCGCCCTGGAGAAGGGCCGGACGGTCCGGGTGACCCGCGAGGACGGGCGGACCGCGGTCTTCGAGGTCTACGGCGTCCAGGTCTTCGACAAGCGGAAGTTCCCCTCGCGGAAGGTCTACGGCACCACCGGACGCCCCGAGCTGCGCGTCCTGACCTGCGGCGGCGCCTACGCGGCGGGCTCCGGCTACGCGGGCAACGTGGTGGTCTTCGCCCGGATGACGGGATCCGGCCAGGGAGAACCGCCCGGCCGGTGA
- a CDS encoding MFS transporter: MSPTGMSRTGPPPSTGRRHTFRSVAPVLALCWLAVFFDGMDVNVYGAVMPHMLDDPGLGLTPGAAGAIGSWTTFGMLIGALGTGTLTDWLGRRPVLVVSVLVFSAGSAVCALAGAPGPFGAGRFFAGLGLGGLMPLCLSMVMEFAPPRRAALATGLLMTSYHAGGMFATGLGLTLAPALGWRWVFWAGVLPAVVAAPLLLRLLPESPGVLLAKGRTAEAEAVADRYGMARPASADAPAQGAKGRLAAVLALFRPGVRLATPLLWLASFCGLLLVYGVSTWLPQMMRASGYGLTSSVSFLLIINAGGIAGMLIAGRIADRYGPVRVSALWFLLTAAGALLLGARLPLGVTYVVVAATGVWLFSAQVMVYAAANRVYPAAERATGLGWVTGIGRTGAVAGPWLGGTLAATANDQLGFTAFALAGLLGALAIGSVPLARRLGRRPATASLPETAGAEP; this comes from the coding sequence ATGTCTCCCACCGGCATGTCCCGCACCGGTCCTCCGCCCTCCACCGGCCGCCGTCACACCTTCCGTTCCGTCGCGCCCGTCCTGGCGCTGTGCTGGCTCGCCGTCTTCTTCGACGGGATGGACGTCAACGTCTACGGCGCCGTCATGCCGCACATGCTCGACGACCCCGGCCTCGGCCTCACCCCCGGAGCGGCCGGCGCGATCGGCAGCTGGACCACCTTCGGCATGCTGATCGGCGCGCTCGGCACCGGCACCCTCACCGACTGGCTCGGCCGCCGCCCCGTCCTCGTCGTCAGCGTGCTGGTGTTCTCCGCCGGGTCGGCGGTCTGCGCGCTCGCCGGCGCCCCGGGACCGTTCGGCGCCGGACGCTTCTTCGCCGGTCTGGGACTCGGCGGTCTGATGCCCCTCTGCCTCTCGATGGTGATGGAGTTCGCGCCGCCCCGCCGGGCCGCCCTCGCCACCGGCCTGCTGATGACCTCGTACCACGCGGGCGGCATGTTCGCGACGGGCCTGGGCCTGACGCTCGCCCCCGCGCTGGGCTGGCGCTGGGTGTTCTGGGCGGGCGTGCTGCCCGCGGTCGTCGCCGCCCCGCTGCTGCTGCGCCTGCTGCCGGAGTCGCCCGGTGTGCTGCTCGCCAAGGGCCGCACCGCCGAGGCCGAAGCGGTCGCCGACCGCTACGGCATGGCCCGCCCGGCCTCCGCCGACGCACCGGCCCAGGGGGCCAAGGGCCGCCTCGCCGCGGTCCTCGCCCTCTTCCGCCCCGGCGTCCGTCTGGCCACCCCGCTGCTGTGGCTCGCCTCGTTCTGCGGACTTCTCCTGGTCTACGGCGTCAGCACCTGGCTGCCGCAGATGATGCGCGCCTCCGGGTACGGCCTCACGTCCTCGGTCAGCTTCCTGCTCATCATCAACGCGGGCGGGATCGCCGGCATGCTGATCGCGGGCCGCATCGCCGACCGCTACGGCCCGGTCAGGGTCTCCGCCCTCTGGTTCCTGCTGACCGCCGCCGGCGCACTGCTCCTCGGGGCGCGGCTGCCGCTCGGCGTCACGTATGTGGTGGTCGCGGCCACCGGTGTCTGGCTCTTCAGCGCGCAGGTGATGGTGTACGCGGCGGCCAACCGCGTCTATCCGGCCGCCGAACGGGCCACCGGCCTCGGCTGGGTCACCGGCATCGGCCGCACCGGCGCGGTGGCCGGCCCCTGGCTCGGCGGCACCCTCGCCGCCACCGCCAACGACCAACTCGGCTTCACCGCCTTCGCATTGGCCGGCCTGCTGGGCGCACTCGCCATCGGTTCGGTACCGCTGGCCCGCCGCCTCGGCCGCCGACCGGCAACGGCCTCGCTGCCGGAGACGGCCGGCGCGGAGCCGTGA
- a CDS encoding phosphoadenylyl-sulfate reductase, which translates to MTTATTAADLQQLAEQAGRDLEDAPALEILTWAAETFGPRFCVTSSMEDAVVAHLASRAFPGVDVVFLDTGYHFPETLGTRDAVAEVMDVNVLTLTPRQTVAEQDAEHGPKLHDRNPDLCCALRKVKPLEEGLARYDAWATGLRRDESPTRAGTPVVGWDPKRQKVKVSPIARWTQSDVDAYVAEHGVLTNPLLTDGYASVGCAPCTRRVLEGEDARAGRWAGSNKTECGLHG; encoded by the coding sequence GTGACCACCGCTACCACCGCAGCCGACCTGCAGCAGCTGGCCGAGCAGGCGGGCCGCGACCTGGAGGACGCGCCCGCGCTGGAGATCCTCACGTGGGCCGCCGAGACCTTCGGTCCGCGCTTCTGCGTCACCTCCTCGATGGAGGACGCGGTCGTCGCGCATCTGGCCTCGCGGGCGTTCCCCGGTGTGGACGTGGTGTTCCTGGACACCGGCTACCACTTCCCGGAGACCCTCGGGACCCGCGACGCGGTGGCCGAGGTGATGGACGTCAACGTCCTGACCCTGACCCCTCGTCAGACGGTGGCCGAGCAGGACGCCGAGCACGGCCCGAAGCTGCACGACCGCAACCCCGACCTGTGCTGCGCGCTGCGGAAGGTCAAGCCCCTCGAAGAGGGCCTGGCCCGGTACGACGCCTGGGCGACGGGGCTGCGCCGGGACGAGTCGCCGACCAGGGCGGGCACCCCGGTCGTCGGCTGGGACCCGAAACGGCAGAAAGTGAAGGTTTCGCCGATCGCCCGCTGGACACAGTCCGACGTGGACGCGTACGTGGCCGAACACGGTGTGCTGACCAACCCGCTGCTGACGGACGGCTACGCCTCCGTCGGCTGCGCGCCCTGCACCCGCCGGGTGCTGGAGGGCGAGGACGCCAGGGCCGGCCGCTGGGCCGGCAGCAACAAGACCGAGTGCGGGCTGCACGGATGA
- a CDS encoding acyl-CoA dehydrogenase family protein has translation MAATTHSVTNQPPPLVGYDVFANDPALTEGITRYIAAERLGEVREELGTLGKAAGSTHAQQWGEQANAHPPVLHTHDRYGHRIDEVEFHPAWHRLLGHAVTSGLNDAWSRPDGHVRRTAGFIVWTQAEAGHGCPLSMTHAAVPALRAEPELAAEWEPLLTSQVYERELRPVAEKGGALAGMAMTEKQGGSDVRANTTRAEPLAAPGEYVLTGHKWFCSAPMSDAFLVLAQAPGGLTCFLLPRVLPDGSRNSFRIQRLKDKLGNRSNASAEVEFDGRTWARRVGEEGRGVATIIEMVAATRLDCVSASAAVMRQAVTQAIHHSAHREAFGGRLTDKPLMRNVLADLALESEAATTLALRLAAAYDGGTEQDRHFLRLAIPAAKYWVTKRCTPMVAEALECLGGNGYVEESGMPRLLREAPLNSIWEGAGNVQALDVLRALRREPEALNAFLTEIGAARGADHRLDRAIKGMLTELADLEGIEARARRLVERMALVLQGSLLVRHAPSEVADAFCASRLGGDAGAAFGTLPHTLDLAAVVERARPVVDC, from the coding sequence ATGGCAGCCACCACTCACTCGGTCACGAACCAGCCCCCGCCGCTGGTCGGCTACGACGTCTTCGCGAACGATCCGGCCCTCACCGAGGGCATCACCCGGTACATCGCCGCCGAGCGGCTCGGCGAGGTACGCGAAGAGCTGGGCACGCTGGGCAAGGCGGCCGGCTCCACGCACGCCCAGCAGTGGGGCGAACAGGCGAATGCGCATCCACCGGTGCTGCACACCCATGACCGCTACGGCCACCGCATCGACGAGGTGGAGTTCCACCCGGCCTGGCACCGGCTGCTCGGCCACGCCGTCACCTCCGGGCTGAACGACGCCTGGTCCCGGCCGGACGGCCATGTCCGCCGCACCGCCGGCTTCATCGTGTGGACGCAGGCCGAGGCGGGGCACGGCTGCCCGCTGTCGATGACCCATGCGGCGGTGCCCGCGCTGCGCGCCGAGCCGGAGCTGGCGGCCGAATGGGAGCCGCTGCTGACCTCACAGGTGTACGAGCGGGAGCTGCGGCCGGTCGCCGAGAAGGGCGGCGCGCTGGCCGGGATGGCCATGACGGAGAAGCAGGGCGGCAGCGACGTACGGGCCAACACCACCCGCGCCGAGCCGCTGGCCGCACCCGGTGAGTACGTCCTGACCGGACACAAGTGGTTCTGTTCGGCGCCGATGTCGGACGCCTTCCTGGTGCTGGCCCAGGCGCCCGGCGGGCTCACCTGCTTTCTGCTGCCACGGGTGCTTCCGGACGGCAGCCGTAACTCCTTCCGCATCCAGCGGCTCAAGGACAAGCTCGGCAACCGCTCCAACGCCTCGGCGGAGGTCGAGTTCGACGGGCGGACCTGGGCGCGCCGGGTCGGCGAGGAGGGGCGCGGGGTGGCGACGATCATCGAGATGGTCGCGGCGACCCGGCTGGACTGCGTCAGCGCGTCCGCGGCGGTGATGCGGCAGGCCGTGACGCAGGCGATCCACCACAGCGCCCACCGGGAGGCGTTCGGCGGCCGGCTGACCGACAAACCGCTGATGCGCAATGTGCTGGCCGATCTGGCGCTGGAGTCGGAGGCGGCGACCACACTGGCGCTGCGCCTGGCGGCGGCGTACGACGGCGGCACCGAGCAGGACCGGCACTTCCTGCGGCTGGCAATCCCGGCGGCGAAGTACTGGGTGACCAAGCGGTGCACGCCGATGGTGGCCGAGGCGCTGGAGTGCCTGGGCGGCAACGGCTATGTCGAGGAGTCGGGGATGCCCCGGCTGCTGCGCGAGGCGCCGCTCAACTCGATCTGGGAGGGTGCCGGCAATGTCCAGGCGCTGGACGTCCTGCGGGCCCTGCGGCGCGAACCCGAGGCGCTGAACGCGTTCCTGACCGAGATCGGGGCGGCGCGGGGCGCGGACCACCGGCTGGACCGGGCGATCAAGGGGATGCTCACCGAACTCGCCGACCTGGAAGGCATCGAGGCACGGGCCCGGCGGCTGGTGGAGCGGATGGCACTGGTGCTCCAGGGTTCGCTGCTGGTGCGCCATGCGCCGTCCGAGGTCGCGGACGCGTTCTGTGCCTCCCGGCTCGGCGGCGACGCGGGCGCGGCGTTCGGCACGCTGCCGCACACGCTGGACCTCGCGGCGGTGGTGGAGCGGGCGCGGCCGGTGGTCGACTGCTGA
- a CDS encoding GAF domain-containing protein — MSDRPIESAICSSQDIRATAHRLATVREAVLTGGTPSDAPSDAPRAVIGESWRRVRVSGVDPDRDQPQNPLPVAELEHRRQMSRLAPVLPVLNEGLLAAADAAQQIMVVTDAEGRVLWREGSAPVRRMADRLGFDKGAHWAEDVVGTNAIGTALVARRPVLVHSAEHFVRSHHQWTCAAAPLHDPRDGRLLGTVDVSGPAPGFHPTTLSLVSAVARLAEGELRSRHHLSLERLRSSAAPVLARIGGRALAVDPSGWVVGVTGLTPPDRVALPKSPEAGPLWLPRYGRCTLEPLPGGWLIRVGQQERDIGPSRVVLDVSGRDGSTVTVTGPAGSWSHELTPRHAELLFVLAAHPQGRSAAELARDLFGDDSRTVTVRAELSRLRRHLASVLAHRPYRFADGVEVELRLPPQPVHLLPQSLAPAVAAARRG, encoded by the coding sequence GTGAGCGACAGACCGATCGAAAGTGCCATCTGCTCGTCCCAGGACATCCGAGCGACGGCACACCGCCTCGCCACGGTCCGGGAGGCCGTGCTCACGGGCGGGACACCGTCCGACGCCCCGTCCGACGCGCCCCGCGCGGTGATCGGCGAATCCTGGCGCCGGGTGCGGGTCTCGGGTGTGGACCCGGACCGGGACCAGCCGCAGAACCCTTTGCCCGTCGCGGAGTTGGAGCACCGCCGGCAGATGTCCCGACTGGCCCCGGTGCTGCCGGTGCTCAACGAGGGGCTGCTGGCGGCGGCCGACGCCGCGCAGCAGATCATGGTCGTCACCGATGCCGAGGGCCGGGTGCTGTGGCGGGAGGGCAGCGCGCCGGTCCGCCGGATGGCCGACCGGCTGGGCTTCGACAAGGGCGCCCACTGGGCGGAGGACGTCGTCGGCACCAACGCCATCGGCACCGCGCTGGTGGCCCGCCGGCCGGTGCTGGTGCACTCCGCGGAGCACTTCGTCCGCAGCCACCACCAGTGGACCTGTGCCGCGGCGCCGCTCCACGACCCGCGCGACGGGCGGCTGTTGGGCACGGTGGACGTCAGCGGTCCGGCGCCCGGCTTCCACCCCACGACGCTCTCGCTGGTGTCCGCGGTCGCCCGGCTCGCCGAGGGCGAGCTGCGCAGCCGCCATCACCTCTCCCTGGAGCGGCTGCGGTCGAGCGCGGCGCCGGTGCTGGCGCGGATCGGCGGACGCGCCCTGGCCGTCGACCCGAGCGGCTGGGTCGTGGGGGTGACGGGCCTGACCCCGCCGGACCGGGTGGCGCTGCCCAAGTCCCCCGAGGCCGGGCCGCTGTGGCTGCCGCGCTACGGCAGGTGCACCCTGGAGCCGTTGCCCGGCGGCTGGCTGATCCGTGTCGGGCAGCAGGAGCGGGACATCGGTCCGAGCCGGGTGGTGCTGGACGTCAGCGGCCGGGACGGCTCGACGGTCACCGTTACCGGACCGGCCGGCAGCTGGTCGCACGAGCTGACCCCGCGCCATGCCGAGCTGCTGTTCGTGCTCGCCGCGCATCCGCAGGGGCGCAGCGCCGCCGAACTCGCCCGGGACCTGTTCGGTGACGACAGCCGTACGGTCACGGTGCGCGCGGAGCTGTCCCGGCTGCGCCGCCATCTCGCGAGCGTGCTGGCGCACCGGCCCTACCGCTTCGCGGACGGCGTGGAAGTGGAGCTCCGGCTGCCGCCGCAGCCCGTGCATCTGCTGCCGCAGTCGCTGGCGCCCGCGGTGGCGGCGGCGCGGCGGGGCTGA
- a CDS encoding YihY/virulence factor BrkB family protein, with translation MQPANEPTERPAGRLTKARALYRNVSKRRLAWLLLKDTVNSCMKYRVTGLAAEAAFWSLLSLPPLILGLLGVLGYTDAWIGHDTIDSVRQRILDGAGTVLSDKGVNEIARPLLNDVFTGRRPDVISFGFAIALWSGSRAMNVFVDTITIMYGLDGRRGIVRTRLLAFALYLAALVVGAVALPLMVAGPDTVVSWLPASEHIIRALYWPVVLLLSVAFLTTLYHASVPVRSPWPEDIPGAVVALGMWLLGSFLLRLYLTSTVEGPTIYGSLAAPVAVLLWIGVSAFAVLVGAAMNASLDRVWPSVATAAAREEIARRTAARPGAEWETGGADGAPADGADRGDGDGHRGGGHDAGGTRDD, from the coding sequence GTGCAGCCCGCAAACGAACCAACCGAGCGGCCCGCGGGCCGTCTGACCAAGGCCCGCGCGCTGTACCGCAATGTTTCCAAGCGCCGGCTGGCCTGGCTCCTGCTCAAGGACACCGTCAACTCCTGCATGAAGTACCGGGTGACCGGGCTGGCCGCCGAGGCCGCGTTCTGGAGCCTGCTGTCGCTGCCGCCGCTGATCCTCGGGCTCCTGGGCGTGCTCGGTTATACGGACGCGTGGATCGGCCACGACACCATCGACAGCGTCCGGCAGCGCATCCTCGACGGCGCCGGCACCGTGCTGTCCGACAAGGGCGTGAACGAGATCGCCCGGCCGCTGCTCAACGATGTCTTCACCGGCCGCCGCCCGGATGTCATCTCCTTCGGCTTCGCCATCGCCCTGTGGTCCGGCTCCCGGGCCATGAACGTCTTTGTCGACACCATCACCATCATGTACGGGCTCGACGGGCGGCGCGGCATCGTCAGGACCCGGCTGCTGGCGTTCGCGCTGTATCTCGCGGCGCTCGTGGTCGGCGCCGTCGCGCTGCCGCTGATGGTCGCCGGGCCCGACACCGTCGTGAGCTGGCTGCCGGCCAGCGAGCACATCATCCGGGCGCTGTACTGGCCGGTCGTCCTGCTCCTGTCGGTCGCCTTTCTGACCACCCTCTACCACGCCTCCGTACCGGTCCGTTCGCCCTGGCCGGAGGACATTCCCGGCGCGGTGGTCGCCCTCGGCATGTGGCTGCTCGGCAGCTTTCTGCTGCGGCTCTATCTCACCTCGACGGTCGAGGGACCCACGATCTACGGCTCCTTGGCCGCGCCGGTCGCCGTGCTGCTGTGGATCGGGGTGTCCGCCTTCGCGGTGCTGGTCGGGGCCGCGATGAATGCCTCGCTCGACCGGGTGTGGCCCTCGGTCGCCACGGCCGCGGCGCGCGAGGAGATCGCCCGGCGGACGGCCGCGCGGCCCGGTGCGGAGTGGGAGACCGGCGGCGCGGACGGTGCCCCGGCGGACGGCGCTGACCGCGGTGACGGCGACGGGCACCGGGGCGGGGGCCACGACGCCGGCGGCACCCGCGACGACTGA
- a CDS encoding LLM class flavin-dependent oxidoreductase, with translation MSVGLGLPIGDPAQLLSWARRAEATPFTTVALLDRLVFGNPEPLITLATLAGATSRIRLQTEVLLAPLHRTALLAKQAATLDLLSGSRFTLGIGIGGRDDDYLASGIDLRTRGRRLDTQMATLRRLWSGEPLSADVGPIGPAPARPGGPEVLFGGFVPAALERVARWGDGFLGAALPPGHMDGLFRQVEDAWDRAGRTGRPRLVAQVNAALGPQPTLDRARAELRAYYAPHSYTDHVVNGLLTSGDQIREAVAAFRAIGADEVMLYCWSPDPDQVERLAGAVFHGE, from the coding sequence ATGTCCGTAGGCCTTGGCCTTCCCATCGGCGACCCCGCACAGCTCCTGAGCTGGGCCCGGCGCGCCGAAGCCACCCCGTTCACCACCGTCGCCCTCCTCGACCGGCTGGTGTTCGGCAACCCCGAGCCCCTGATCACGCTGGCCACCCTGGCCGGCGCCACCTCCCGGATCCGGCTGCAGACCGAGGTGCTGCTCGCCCCGCTGCACCGCACGGCGCTGCTCGCCAAACAGGCCGCCACGCTCGATCTGCTGTCCGGCTCCCGCTTCACCCTCGGCATCGGTATCGGCGGACGCGATGACGACTATCTGGCCTCCGGCATCGATCTCCGCACCCGCGGCCGACGGCTCGACACACAGATGGCGACCCTGCGGCGCCTCTGGTCCGGCGAACCGCTCTCCGCGGACGTCGGCCCGATCGGCCCCGCCCCGGCGCGGCCCGGCGGGCCCGAGGTGCTGTTCGGCGGTTTCGTGCCCGCCGCGCTGGAGCGCGTGGCCCGCTGGGGCGACGGCTTTCTCGGCGCCGCACTGCCGCCCGGGCACATGGACGGACTGTTCCGTCAGGTGGAGGACGCCTGGGACCGGGCCGGCCGTACGGGCAGGCCGCGGCTGGTGGCCCAGGTCAATGCCGCGCTCGGCCCGCAGCCGACCCTCGACCGCGCCCGCGCGGAACTGCGCGCCTACTACGCACCGCACAGCTACACCGACCACGTGGTGAACGGTCTGCTCACCTCGGGGGACCAGATCCGTGAGGCGGTGGCCGCGTTCCGGGCGATCGGCGCGGACGAGGTGATGCTCTATTGCTGGTCCCCGGACCCGGACCAGGTCGAGCGGCTGGCGGGGGCGGTGTTCCACGGCGAGTAG